In the Corynebacterium suedekumii genome, one interval contains:
- a CDS encoding type II toxin-antitoxin system HicA family toxin, with protein MIAEQATRKVVRELRKAGFVPVSARGSHTKWQKGKLVVVVPDGHKTISPGVYRQIRKIMEESA; from the coding sequence GTGATCGCGGAGCAGGCCACACGGAAAGTCGTGAGAGAGCTGAGAAAGGCCGGGTTTGTACCGGTATCTGCCCGTGGCTCGCACACGAAGTGGCAGAAGGGAAAGCTCGTCGTAGTCGTCCCCGATGGGCACAAGACGATTTCGCCCGGGGTCTACCGACAGATCAGGAAGATCATGGAGGAGTCAGCATGA